From the Petrotoga sibirica DSM 13575 genome, one window contains:
- a CDS encoding ABC transporter permease translates to MNTIKLLLKSPKFLIGFGLFMFLFLTAFIYPAVSPKDPLEMVGFMYESPSSTYLLGTDNFGRDVFVELIHGMKSSLIIGLISGVIATTIGITIGLFAGYKGGTTDNILNSITNIFLVIPPFIILILITVSLRSRSLFVMGLVLGITSWPWTARAVRAQSLSLRNREHVDIARLNGASTVEIIIREIMPYILSYIFMAFILQVATGILNEAGISMLGLGPSNIVSLGTMLSWALLFESVRSGAWWAFIPPAIIIALITFSLYFMNSGMDELFNPKLRS, encoded by the coding sequence ATGAATACAATAAAATTACTATTGAAATCTCCAAAATTCCTAATAGGATTCGGCCTTTTTATGTTTTTATTCCTAACTGCCTTCATATACCCTGCAGTATCACCAAAAGATCCATTGGAGATGGTTGGATTTATGTACGAGTCCCCTTCCTCAACTTACTTGTTGGGAACAGATAACTTTGGAAGAGACGTATTTGTAGAGCTTATTCATGGGATGAAATCCTCATTGATCATAGGATTAATTTCAGGCGTCATTGCAACAACAATAGGTATAACTATAGGCCTTTTTGCGGGGTACAAAGGAGGAACCACTGATAACATATTAAATTCAATAACTAATATATTTTTAGTTATACCTCCATTTATAATACTGATATTGATAACGGTTAGTTTAAGAAGCAGATCCCTGTTTGTTATGGGACTAGTATTGGGGATAACCTCCTGGCCATGGACCGCTCGTGCCGTAAGGGCGCAATCACTCAGTCTAAGAAACAGGGAACATGTTGATATAGCCAGGTTAAATGGTGCCAGCACTGTAGAAATTATAATACGCGAAATAATGCCTTATATCTTATCTTATATATTCATGGCATTTATCCTCCAAGTTGCCACAGGTATTTTAAACGAAGCAGGAATAAGTATGTTAGGACTGGGTCCAAGTAATATAGTTTCACTCGGTACAATGCTTTCATGGGCATTATTATTTGAGTCTGTTAGATCAGGCGCTTGGTGGGCTTTTATTCCTCCCGCAATAATTATTGCTTTAATAACATTTTCATTATATTTTATGAATTCGGGGATGGATGAATTATTCAATCCCAAACTTAGGAGTTGA
- the murQ gene encoding N-acetylmuramic acid 6-phosphate etherase produces the protein MLDNLETEKSNPKTQNLDGMDIYEILRIINQEDSTIALSITENLENIKDVVVNCISAIKNHGRIIYVGAGTSGRVAVVDAVETVPTFGIDSGIFLPLIAGGEKAFFEATEHVEDYEEGGKKDLEKNKVRSEDYVIGITASGRTPYVKGALSKAKEKGCKTALICNVKNPELMEISDIVVSLRTGPEVISGSTRMKAGTAQKMVLNMISTVTMIKLGKTFKNYMVDVKIMNQKLEERAVRIISEVTGLDKKTCKEYLIKADMKPKLAILMILSGKDKEFCIEALKKNEVLSEALKTLKN, from the coding sequence ATGCTAGATAACCTGGAAACAGAAAAAAGCAACCCTAAGACTCAGAATTTAGATGGGATGGACATATATGAAATACTACGAATAATTAATCAAGAGGATTCCACAATAGCGTTATCCATCACCGAAAATTTAGAGAATATCAAAGATGTGGTTGTTAACTGTATTTCAGCAATTAAGAATCACGGAAGAATCATATATGTTGGTGCAGGAACGAGTGGTAGAGTAGCTGTTGTAGATGCGGTAGAAACAGTTCCAACTTTTGGTATAGATTCAGGAATCTTTCTTCCCTTAATCGCGGGAGGAGAAAAAGCCTTCTTTGAAGCTACAGAACATGTTGAAGATTACGAAGAAGGTGGAAAAAAAGACTTAGAAAAAAATAAAGTCCGTTCCGAAGATTATGTAATAGGAATAACTGCCAGCGGGCGAACACCTTATGTAAAAGGTGCTTTATCCAAGGCAAAAGAAAAAGGATGCAAAACGGCTTTAATTTGTAACGTAAAAAATCCTGAATTGATGGAAATCTCAGACATTGTAGTTTCTTTGAGAACAGGTCCAGAAGTTATTTCAGGTAGTACAAGAATGAAAGCTGGCACAGCCCAAAAAATGGTTTTAAATATGATAAGCACTGTCACTATGATAAAACTTGGAAAGACTTTCAAAAACTATATGGTGGACGTAAAAATCATGAATCAAAAATTAGAAGAAAGAGCAGTAAGAATAATTTCTGAGGTAACTGGGTTGGACAAAAAAACCTGTAAAGAGTATTTAATCAAGGCTGATATGAAACCCAAATTGGCGATATTGATGATTTTATCTGGAAAAGACAAAGAATTTTGTATCGAAGCTCTAAAGAAAAACGAAGTATTAAGTGAAGCGTTGAAAACATTAAAGAATTAA
- the nagZ gene encoding beta-N-acetylhexosaminidase yields MENLEKALGKLFLIGIQGTSLNSENMKALKSILPGAIIFFSRNIEDKYQLSKFIEDIKNFLDYEPLFCIDQEGGTVTRLKKGFTIVPSAMGVTATSEPENAYISANLLAKEMSSVGIDWNLAPVVDINNNPKNSVIGIRSFSDDKNVVLKFAREYVKGLHDGGVLSCLKHFPGIGNVNTDPHLDLPQGESSKDDLLSTELFPFLNIDSPSWMPTHVYLPKIQKKKEPASLSEDILTNLVREELKYKGVLIADDFEMGGVANFYTAQEAVIKSLSSGMNIVSICHSFEKQSKAKNAVLSKYKNDDNFKKKINLSLERIHSLMKISADLKEKNNNKISLEEVGKKEHIKLAQNIVDKSITVLNMSHDTRFLPLKNVDEIYYFAKELSSYGIEDKRTQISYIIEPISKELKTKVNILETGKIIDHEVREEIIQNSKNKNILVLSENAYLHSELVELISKMSQKTKKLILVALRNPYDVFIPKVEYGICTYGFNENIQTSLLKILKGKINPTGNLPIKWRPKYAR; encoded by the coding sequence ATGGAAAATTTAGAGAAGGCTTTGGGGAAATTATTCTTAATAGGGATTCAAGGCACCTCTTTAAATAGCGAAAATATGAAGGCTTTAAAGTCAATTTTGCCTGGTGCCATCATTTTCTTTTCACGAAACATTGAAGATAAATATCAACTTAGCAAGTTTATCGAAGATATAAAAAATTTTTTAGATTACGAACCCTTATTTTGCATCGATCAAGAAGGAGGAACGGTAACCAGGTTAAAAAAAGGATTTACTATTGTACCAAGCGCTATGGGGGTAACTGCAACCAGCGAACCAGAGAACGCTTACATTTCTGCAAATTTGCTTGCGAAAGAAATGTCGTCAGTTGGAATTGATTGGAACCTTGCTCCCGTTGTTGATATAAACAATAACCCAAAGAATTCCGTAATTGGAATTAGAAGCTTTTCTGATGATAAAAATGTGGTACTAAAATTTGCCCGTGAATATGTGAAAGGATTGCATGACGGAGGTGTACTTTCTTGCCTAAAACATTTCCCTGGTATTGGGAACGTCAACACCGATCCTCATTTAGATCTTCCCCAGGGTGAATCAAGCAAAGACGATCTTCTTTCAACGGAGCTATTCCCATTTTTAAATATTGATTCCCCTTCATGGATGCCTACTCATGTGTACCTTCCAAAGATACAAAAGAAAAAGGAACCTGCATCTTTATCAGAAGATATTTTAACAAACCTGGTAAGAGAAGAACTAAAATATAAAGGAGTTTTAATTGCCGATGATTTTGAAATGGGAGGAGTAGCAAACTTTTATACAGCTCAAGAGGCCGTAATAAAATCACTTAGTTCAGGAATGAACATAGTTAGTATCTGTCATTCTTTTGAGAAACAATCAAAAGCCAAAAACGCTGTATTAAGTAAGTATAAAAATGATGATAATTTTAAAAAGAAGATAAATTTATCACTAGAGAGAATCCACTCTCTAATGAAAATTTCAGCAGATCTGAAAGAGAAAAACAATAATAAAATATCTTTAGAAGAAGTCGGCAAAAAAGAACATATTAAATTAGCTCAAAATATTGTTGATAAATCTATCACTGTTCTTAATATGTCTCATGACACAAGATTTTTACCTTTAAAAAACGTTGATGAAATTTATTACTTTGCCAAAGAGTTGTCATCTTACGGAATTGAGGACAAAAGAACTCAAATTTCTTATATTATTGAGCCTATATCAAAAGAACTCAAAACCAAAGTAAACATCTTAGAAACAGGTAAAATAATCGACCATGAGGTAAGGGAAGAAATAATTCAAAATTCTAAAAACAAAAATATCTTGGTGCTAAGTGAAAATGCATATTTGCATTCAGAATTGGTTGAGCTAATAAGCAAAATGTCCCAAAAAACAAAAAAACTAATCTTAGTTGCTTTAAGAAATCCATATGACGTATTTATTCCCAAAGTAGAGTACGGAATTTGCACATACGGTTTTAATGAAAATATTCAAACTTCTTTACTTAAAATTCTAAAAGGAAAAATAAACCCAACTGGGAACTTACCAATTAAATGGAGGCCAAAATATGCTAGATAA
- a CDS encoding ABC transporter ATP-binding protein, with protein MSKLPNEEIIKVENLTKIFGSGKKAVKAVDNVTFSIKKGEIVSLVGQSGSGKTTLTRLLLRLLKETEGKIIFGGQDITGLTGKEKKLYWKKVQAIFQDPYASFNIFSPVKKVLIDAFKLFDNSFTKQEKMAKVYEALESVNLRPEEVADKYPFELSGGQRQRIMIARAHLIKPKLLLADEPTSMIDANLRSGILELLLGLRNTEGTTIMFVTHDLGLAYYVSDRLFIMHEGKIVESGEADKVITQPEHPYTKQLMMDVPKLSEEWILK; from the coding sequence ATGTCTAAACTCCCAAATGAAGAGATAATAAAAGTTGAAAATTTGACCAAAATATTTGGAAGTGGCAAAAAAGCTGTAAAAGCGGTAGATAACGTCACTTTTTCTATAAAAAAAGGGGAAATCGTCTCTCTTGTTGGACAAAGTGGAAGCGGAAAAACAACGCTAACTAGATTATTACTCAGGTTGTTAAAAGAAACTGAGGGCAAAATTATTTTTGGAGGTCAGGATATAACAGGTTTAACAGGAAAAGAAAAAAAGCTTTACTGGAAAAAGGTGCAAGCAATATTTCAAGATCCTTACGCCTCGTTCAATATATTTTCCCCGGTAAAAAAAGTTTTAATAGATGCTTTCAAGTTATTTGACAACAGTTTTACAAAACAAGAAAAAATGGCAAAGGTTTACGAAGCTTTGGAATCAGTTAATCTAAGACCTGAAGAAGTAGCAGATAAATATCCTTTTGAATTAAGCGGTGGACAAAGGCAAAGGATAATGATAGCAAGGGCTCATTTGATAAAGCCAAAATTACTCTTAGCTGACGAGCCAACTTCAATGATCGATGCAAACTTAAGATCCGGGATTTTGGAGTTACTGTTAGGTTTAAGGAATACTGAAGGTACTACTATTATGTTCGTAACCCACGACCTTGGTTTGGCTTACTATGTCAGCGATAGACTTTTCATCATGCATGAAGGGAAAATAGTAGAAAGTGGAGAAGCTGATAAAGTAATAACGCAACCCGAACACCCATATACAAAACAATTAATGATGGATGTACCTAAATTATCGGAAGAATGGATCTTAAAATAA
- a CDS encoding GNAT family N-acetyltransferase has translation MADMLVKLYDLNYDEKVFTELKDSKLTVRRAKAPEKFIVLNWIKKEFGDHWASECDVSFSNKPISCFIALDEDKNKIIGFSCFDATCKNFFGPMGVDKNYRGKDIGKALLLIALKSMEESGYAYAIIGGVGPAKFYEKVANATLIENSEPGFYKGMLKS, from the coding sequence ATGGCAGATATGCTGGTGAAACTTTATGATTTGAATTACGATGAAAAGGTATTTACTGAATTAAAAGATTCAAAACTAACAGTACGGAGAGCAAAAGCACCAGAAAAGTTTATTGTTTTAAATTGGATAAAAAAAGAATTCGGTGATCACTGGGCAAGTGAATGTGATGTATCTTTTTCTAACAAACCTATCAGTTGTTTCATAGCTTTAGACGAAGATAAAAACAAAATTATTGGTTTTTCTTGTTTCGATGCTACATGTAAAAATTTTTTTGGTCCAATGGGAGTAGACAAAAATTACCGAGGAAAAGATATTGGTAAAGCCTTGCTTTTAATAGCTCTAAAGAGCATGGAAGAAAGTGGTTATGCATATGCCATAATTGGAGGAGTTGGTCCTGCTAAATTTTATGAAAAAGTAGCGAACGCTACATTAATAGAAAATTCTGAACCAGGATTTTATAAGGGCATGTTGAAAAGTTAA
- a CDS encoding ABC transporter substrate-binding protein, which produces MKKVFVVFLLLASLVMGSALFAQVTQIPREEAVYVAGFQWGPPTTDNPLAGSPMTFVSDPRQHIWIYETLFTWDALNGKYVPILGESYRWLDDLRLEVKVNPKAYFHDGEPVTADDVVYSYKLGQKYPLGLQIWEWLKDVYKVDNHTVIFEMKPDNPNRLMVEDAIGATFILPEHIWSKVEAENNYDLTKIRQFRNENPVGSGPYKVFYESPETIILKRVDNYWGNEALHGGKKPAAKYIVHPIFKSNDEGSLAFENGEVDVSQQFTPRIWEMWEKKGLPIGTWYDEIPYHMPATMPSLWFNVNKYPLSLPEVRKAIAYSVNYARISELAMSNYSPKVQASLILPYGGEAKYFDENLVKQYGWEYNPKEAVRILEEDLGATKGKDGIYVLPDGTRLGPFSVECPYGWTDWNASLQIVAQGARAVGIDIQTSFPDAPIAYDNRQTGNFDMTMWAPSQPGPAQPWLRFQIALYSKGVPEVGQIAYSNYGRYKNEWADQLIDMIPKVTDEKELKNLYTELDQIYREDIPMFPLMYRPQTFYEYNETYWTGWANAKNPYAPPMPLVGAGMEMLWHLEPAK; this is translated from the coding sequence ATGAAAAAAGTGTTTGTTGTGTTTCTTTTATTGGCAAGTTTGGTTATGGGAAGCGCATTATTCGCTCAAGTAACCCAAATCCCAAGAGAAGAAGCCGTGTATGTTGCAGGTTTTCAGTGGGGACCACCAACAACTGATAATCCACTTGCAGGTTCCCCAATGACGTTCGTTTCTGATCCTAGACAGCATATTTGGATATATGAAACTTTATTCACATGGGATGCTCTCAACGGAAAGTATGTTCCTATTTTGGGAGAATCCTATAGATGGCTTGATGATCTAAGATTAGAGGTAAAAGTAAATCCAAAAGCGTATTTCCACGACGGAGAACCAGTTACGGCAGATGATGTTGTATATTCCTACAAATTAGGCCAAAAATATCCTCTAGGTCTACAGATTTGGGAATGGTTGAAAGATGTTTACAAGGTAGATAACCACACTGTAATCTTCGAGATGAAGCCAGACAATCCAAACAGATTGATGGTAGAAGATGCAATTGGAGCTACCTTTATTCTTCCAGAACACATTTGGTCTAAGGTTGAAGCAGAAAATAATTATGATTTGACCAAAATCAGACAGTTTAGAAATGAAAATCCTGTAGGCTCTGGTCCATACAAAGTTTTTTATGAAAGTCCAGAAACCATAATCTTAAAAAGAGTAGATAATTATTGGGGAAACGAAGCTTTACACGGTGGGAAAAAACCCGCTGCCAAATATATAGTTCATCCTATTTTCAAAAGTAACGACGAAGGTAGTTTGGCTTTTGAAAACGGAGAAGTAGACGTTTCTCAGCAGTTTACTCCAAGAATATGGGAAATGTGGGAAAAGAAAGGACTTCCAATTGGTACATGGTATGACGAGATTCCTTACCATATGCCTGCAACAATGCCTTCGTTGTGGTTTAACGTGAACAAATATCCTCTCAGTTTGCCTGAAGTTAGAAAAGCCATTGCATATTCTGTAAATTACGCAAGAATTTCAGAACTTGCTATGTCTAATTATTCTCCTAAGGTTCAAGCCAGTCTTATACTGCCCTATGGTGGAGAAGCAAAATACTTCGATGAAAACTTGGTAAAGCAATACGGTTGGGAATACAATCCAAAAGAAGCTGTTAGAATATTAGAAGAAGATTTAGGAGCAACAAAAGGTAAAGATGGAATATACGTTCTTCCCGATGGAACAAGATTAGGCCCCTTTAGCGTAGAATGCCCGTACGGTTGGACAGACTGGAATGCTTCTTTACAAATCGTGGCACAAGGGGCAAGAGCAGTAGGTATAGACATCCAAACATCTTTCCCTGATGCACCTATAGCCTATGATAACAGACAAACAGGTAACTTCGATATGACGATGTGGGCACCTTCACAACCTGGACCTGCTCAACCCTGGTTGAGATTCCAAATAGCACTTTATTCAAAAGGTGTTCCCGAAGTTGGACAAATTGCATACAGTAACTACGGAAGATATAAAAATGAATGGGCTGATCAGCTCATCGATATGATACCAAAAGTAACCGACGAAAAAGAATTAAAGAACCTCTATACAGAGCTAGATCAAATATACAGAGAAGATATACCAATGTTCCCATTAATGTATAGACCTCAGACATTTTACGAATACAATGAAACTTATTGGACAGGTTGGGCAAACGCAAAGAATCCTTACGCACCCCCGATGCCTTTGGTAGGTGCAGGGATGGAAATGTTGTGGCATTTAGAACCTGCTAAATAA
- a CDS encoding exo-beta-N-acetylmuramidase NamZ family protein, giving the protein MILQGLDIMEKDGFTKFKNKKVGLVINYSFVNKNMEDGIEIMLKNGVDIRKIFTPEHGIYGLADGVEYPDQIHPVYNIPIISLYGKHKKPTQEMLEDIDVLVYDIQDVGLRFYTFIYTLANTLISAQENSKKVIILDRINPLGRIVFGSRIKKEYSTFVGGYELPLRYGLTPGELAKYYKKYLGLDLDLEIIPLEGWKGESFENTKLRWNIPSPALPTFDCTLAYSGTCLIEGTNVSEGRGTPKPFCIIGSPWTDENILYKFIKEKFPNLILRKRYFIPNSSKYQGELCKGIEFFPEIKDNFTIVAVEIIRHLIQQRGEFAFRKYIDRGSQTQRDHIENLLGEDRKIFFENDDTYLAEWYKNSQEFIDFCEDILLYGGLRLWKI; this is encoded by the coding sequence ATGATTCTTCAAGGTTTGGATATAATGGAAAAAGATGGATTCACAAAATTCAAAAACAAAAAAGTTGGTTTGGTAATAAATTATTCCTTTGTTAACAAAAATATGGAAGATGGTATAGAAATAATGTTGAAAAATGGAGTAGATATAAGAAAAATATTTACACCTGAACATGGAATATATGGTCTTGCTGATGGAGTTGAATACCCAGATCAGATTCATCCTGTATATAATATACCAATCATTAGCCTGTATGGAAAGCACAAAAAGCCCACGCAAGAAATGTTAGAAGATATTGACGTATTAGTGTATGATATTCAAGATGTAGGCTTAAGATTTTATACTTTTATATACACTTTAGCAAATACACTGATTTCCGCCCAAGAAAATAGTAAAAAAGTCATCATATTAGACAGAATAAATCCTTTAGGGAGAATTGTTTTTGGTTCACGAATAAAAAAAGAATATTCAACTTTTGTTGGTGGATATGAGCTCCCTTTAAGATACGGCTTGACACCAGGTGAATTGGCAAAGTATTACAAAAAATATCTTGGCCTTGATTTAGATCTTGAAATCATTCCTCTTGAAGGATGGAAAGGAGAATCATTTGAAAACACTAAATTGAGGTGGAATATACCTTCGCCAGCCCTTCCAACATTTGATTGTACCTTGGCTTACAGTGGAACTTGTCTCATAGAGGGGACTAATGTAAGTGAAGGAAGAGGAACTCCTAAACCTTTCTGCATCATAGGATCCCCCTGGACAGATGAAAACATTCTATACAAATTCATAAAAGAAAAATTCCCCAATTTAATTTTAAGAAAAAGGTATTTTATACCAAATTCTTCTAAATACCAAGGTGAATTGTGCAAGGGTATAGAATTTTTCCCTGAGATTAAAGATAATTTTACTATTGTTGCCGTAGAGATTATACGTCACTTAATTCAACAAAGAGGAGAATTTGCGTTCAGAAAATACATAGATAGAGGAAGTCAAACACAGAGAGATCATATAGAAAATTTGTTGGGAGAGGATAGAAAAATTTTCTTTGAGAACGATGATACTTATTTAGCTGAATGGTACAAGAACTCTCAAGAGTTCATTGATTTTTGTGAAGATATACTATTATATGGAGGATTAAGACTATGGAAAATTTAG
- a CDS encoding ABC transporter ATP-binding protein — translation MRLESKKVILEVNNLKTYYQTRLGEKIKAVNSVSFNLYEGEILGIAGESGCGKSTLAMSLSGLFLSPLKYESGSVFLDNENIMQKKENELRSNILGKKYSYIPQSAMNALNPTLKIKNFIIDLLKEHDPNMTEKEILNLAKERFESLSLPPRVLNLHPLELSGGMKQRVVVAISTIMNPEVVVADEPTSALDVTSQKIVIKLIKDLFDKKIVKSIIFITHELPILRHICDRIAVMYAGEFVEIGNMKDVIFDPIHPYSQALMQSILVPEKGIKGKKLPSLPGSPPDLRKIPKGCRFADRCPLVIEDCKKEDVTLTKLGERSVRCIRLNHILTQGKRVTPYV, via the coding sequence ATGAGGTTGGAATCAAAAAAGGTTATTTTAGAAGTTAACAATCTTAAAACCTATTATCAAACAAGGTTAGGAGAAAAAATAAAAGCGGTTAACAGCGTTTCTTTTAACCTATATGAAGGAGAAATCTTGGGAATAGCAGGTGAATCAGGTTGTGGTAAATCTACTTTAGCAATGAGTTTATCAGGCTTGTTTTTATCACCTTTGAAGTACGAAAGTGGATCAGTATTTTTAGACAATGAAAATATCATGCAAAAAAAAGAAAATGAGTTGAGAAGTAATATACTAGGGAAAAAATATTCTTATATCCCTCAAAGTGCTATGAATGCGTTGAATCCAACATTAAAAATCAAAAATTTCATAATAGATCTACTGAAAGAACACGATCCTAATATGACAGAAAAAGAGATCTTAAATTTGGCAAAAGAACGTTTTGAATCTCTTTCTTTGCCCCCAAGAGTTTTAAACCTCCACCCTTTAGAACTTAGCGGTGGTATGAAACAAAGGGTAGTTGTCGCAATCTCCACAATCATGAACCCAGAAGTTGTAGTAGCAGATGAACCAACTTCTGCATTGGACGTAACTTCCCAAAAAATAGTAATAAAATTAATTAAAGATCTTTTTGATAAAAAAATAGTAAAAAGTATAATTTTTATAACTCACGAATTACCCATATTAAGACATATATGTGACCGTATCGCTGTAATGTACGCCGGAGAATTTGTAGAGATAGGAAATATGAAAGATGTAATCTTCGATCCTATTCATCCTTACTCACAAGCATTAATGCAGTCTATTTTAGTCCCTGAAAAAGGCATAAAAGGTAAAAAACTACCAAGCCTTCCTGGTTCACCACCTGATTTAAGGAAAATCCCAAAAGGATGCAGGTTCGCAGATAGATGCCCTTTGGTAATTGAAGATTGTAAGAAAGAAGATGTCACTTTAACCAAATTAGGAGAAAGATCTGTAAGGTGCATTAGATTAAACCATATTTTAACACAAGGGAAGAGGGTGACGCCGTATGTCTAA
- a CDS encoding ABC transporter permease — MKGFTRYFFQKLFWYLLAFFLALFLNFFLPRLIPGDPISVIVSKMMSGTVASETQERVYQSFMEEFGLDKPLPIQFFNYIGNVFRGDLGTTFSLYPLSVNEVLGNAIVWTIFLQFPAIIVGWILGNLLGAAAAYRKGVFDKTIFPVALFVNSIPYYALAIILLYVFGVFLGWFPIGGGYSRTLLPSWSWAFVIDVLHHYFLPFISIVLVTIGGQAIGMREMSIYELNTDYVTYSKMLGIKDKKIQSYVFKNAVLPQITGLAISLGTMVGGALITEIVFGYPGVGTWLFNGIRQLDYPMIQGSTLIIAMMVLIANFILDMVYGLIDPRIKAAQTEEG, encoded by the coding sequence GTGAAAGGATTTACGAGATATTTTTTTCAAAAACTTTTTTGGTATTTACTAGCTTTTTTCTTGGCTTTATTTTTAAATTTTTTCTTACCAAGGCTCATTCCAGGAGATCCCATTTCAGTTATAGTAAGTAAAATGATGTCTGGAACCGTGGCAAGTGAGACACAAGAAAGAGTTTATCAATCTTTCATGGAAGAGTTCGGATTGGATAAACCTCTACCTATTCAGTTTTTCAACTATATAGGAAATGTTTTTAGAGGTGATTTAGGAACGACGTTCAGTTTGTACCCTCTTTCTGTTAATGAAGTTTTGGGAAACGCTATTGTATGGACTATTTTTTTACAATTTCCTGCAATAATTGTAGGTTGGATATTAGGGAACTTATTGGGAGCTGCTGCCGCTTACAGAAAAGGGGTTTTCGACAAAACTATTTTTCCTGTGGCACTATTCGTTAATTCTATCCCTTATTATGCTTTGGCAATCATATTACTATACGTTTTTGGAGTCTTCTTGGGATGGTTCCCGATTGGTGGTGGTTACAGCAGAACATTGCTCCCTTCTTGGAGTTGGGCCTTTGTGATTGATGTTTTACATCATTACTTCTTACCTTTTATTTCCATCGTTTTAGTAACAATAGGGGGACAAGCCATAGGTATGAGAGAGATGTCAATATATGAATTAAATACAGATTATGTTACCTACAGTAAGATGTTAGGTATCAAAGATAAGAAGATTCAAAGCTATGTTTTCAAAAATGCAGTTCTTCCTCAAATAACAGGGCTTGCAATAAGTTTAGGTACAATGGTGGGGGGAGCTTTGATCACCGAGATAGTCTTTGGATACCCCGGAGTGGGAACGTGGCTATTCAACGGAATAAGACAATTAGATTATCCAATGATCCAAGGTTCAACGCTTATAATAGCGATGATGGTTTTAATTGCTAATTTTATTTTGGATATGGTCTACGGACTAATAGATCCTAGAATTAAAGCTGCGCAAACGGAGGAGGGTTAA